From the Solanum stenotomum isolate F172 chromosome 4, ASM1918654v1, whole genome shotgun sequence genome, one window contains:
- the LOC125863267 gene encoding F-box/kelch-repeat protein At3g06240, translating to MSIFNGGYLPQELLINIFCRLPAKSIGQLRCVSNPLNSILSNKQFLKSHFTRIHFQEPEKLILLSNSHSFHTITFKNIGVFSNSINFQQTPSDQFVDVCGSCNGLVLILNKDDTIVVINPITLDCKKIPNSPFALDPVGSFSMYGFGYDYVNDDYKIVVISRYDHDNEYEPDVLDMFMDIYSLKVGSWKRIKSSPYDHAVPELASGVFVNGALHWLASKKPDYVSVIGAFVLSDEEFVEVPAPKSLDKDKFVFNKLVVLKGCLCMVVDNLEGYGNRIDVWMMKEYGVEESWTKFCVDGIDFYDFLKPLCFIRDDEVVVNVDGEKLMVYNLEEEISRDLEVDGILGRFDSVGTFVESLVSPVDPNLFETEA from the coding sequence atgtccatTTTCAATGGAGGTTATCTCCCTCAAGAACTCTTAATCAACATCTTCTGCAGATTACCTGCAAAATCCATAGGCCAATTAAGGTGTGTATCAAATCCATTAAATTCAATTCTCTCTAATAAACAATTCCTCAAATCTCACTTCACAAGAATCCACTTTCAAGAGCCTGAAAAACTCATTCTTTTATCAAATTCCCACTCTTTTCACACTATAACCTTCAAAAACATTGGTGTTTTTTCAAATTCCATCAATTTTCAGCAAACCCCAAGTGACCAATTTGTTGATGTTTGTGGATCTTGTAATGGGTTGGTCTTGATTTTGAATAAAGATGACACTATAGTTGTAATAAACCCCATAACCCTAGATTGCAAGAAAATCCCAAATTCCCCTTTTGCTCTTGATCCAGTTGGTAGTTTTAGTATGTATGGATTTGGgtatgattatgttaatgatgacTATAAGATTGTTGTGATTTCTCGTTATGACCATGATAATGAATATGAGCCTGATGTTTTAGACATGTTTATGGATATTTACTCATTAAAAGTTGGATCTTGGAAGAGGATTAAGAGTTCACCTTATGATCATGCTGTTCCTGAGCTTGCTTCTGGTGTTTTTGTGAATGGTGCTTTGCATTGGCTAGCTAGTAAAAAGCCAGATTATGTATCTGTTATTGGTGCTTTTGTGTTGAGTGATGAGGAGTTTGTTGAAGTTCCAGCTCCTAAGAGTCTTGATAAAGATAAATTTGTGTTCAATAAACTTGTGGTGCTTAAAGGGTGTCTTTGTATGGTTGTTGATAATCTAGAGGGTTATGGTAATAGAATTGATGTTTGGATGATGAAGGAGTATGGTGTGGAGGAATCTTGGACAAAGTTTTGTGTTGATGGAATTGATTTTTATGACTTTTTGAAACCTTTGTGTTTTATAAGAGATGATGAAGTTGTGGTGAATGTGGATGGGGAGAAGTTGATGGTTTATAATTTGGAAGAAGAGATATCAAGGGACTTGGAAGTTGATGGAATTCTTGGTAGGTTTGATAGTGTTGGAACTTTTGTGGAGAGTTTGGTGTCTCCCGTCGATCCCAACTTGTTTGAAACAGAGGcgtag
- the LOC125862429 gene encoding kinesin-like protein KIN-13A gives MGGQTQQSNTAATALYDHPGNAGPAGDAGDAVMARWLQSAGLQHLASTGVDQRLLPNLLMQGYGAQSMEEKQRLFKLMRNLNLNGESASDPYTPTAQSPGGFGSSDGLYSPEFRGDFGAGLLDLHSMDDTELLTEHVNSEPFEVSPFMTGVNRTFDSDNDQQQKAQPEADAATGLSTIEKENNGRENNVAKIKVVVRKRPLNKKEVARKEDDIVTVPDNDSLTVHEPKLKVDLTAYVEKHEFCFDAVLDEYVTNDQVYRATVEPIIPIIFQRTKATCFAYGQTGSGKTYTMQPLPLRAAEDLVRLLHQPIYHNQKFKLWLSFFEIYGGKLFDLLGDRRKLCMREDGRQQVCIVGLQEFEVSDVQIVKEYIERGNAARSTGSTGANEESSRSHAILQLVVKKPNEVKESRRNNDVNESKGGKVVGKISFIDLAGSERGADTTDNDRQTRIEGAEINKSLLALKECIRALDNDQNHIPFRGSKLTEVLRDSFVGNSRTVMISCISPNAGSCEHTINTLRYADRVKSLSRSGNTKKDQSASLIPSSVPTLAVPAGAGDAYEQPQESKLLDTRRKAMEKESTSYIPSSDFDKQPSRFGSSLIANSWAESGANSGGMERDRVEVTNAYSIPAGQKLYSTTNLHSSADLVDTVPKVSPPRRKAYRDEKSEKPERPGNWSRKDVANVDSSSTSYRQQSTTTPTKSVGSRQNEVSSPPRDENINEILEEEEALIAAHRKEIEDTMEIVREEMKLLAEVDQPGSRIDNYVTQLSFVLSRKAASLVSLQARLARFQHRLKEQEILSRKRVPR, from the exons ATGGGTGGTCAGACGCAGCAGAGCAATACAGCAGCTACTGCTCTATATGATCACCCAGGCAATGCCGGCCCTGCTGGTGATGCTGGAGATGCCGTCATGGCGCGATGGCTTCAGTCTGCCGGGTTACAGCATTTGGCATCTACTGGTGTGGATCAGCGTCTGCTTCCAAACTTGCTTATGCAG GGATATGGAGCACAGTCTATGGAAGAGAAACAAAGGCTTTTCAAATTGATGAGAAACCTGAACCTTAATGGCGAATCTGCTTCTGATCCATATACTCCCACAGCCCAAAGTCCAGGAGGATTTGGATCATCGGATGGCCTTTATTCTCCTGAGTTCAGAGGAGACTTCGGAGCTGGGTTGTTGGATCTTCATTCCATGGATGACACTGAACTCTTAACTGAG cATGTAAATTCAGAACCATTTGAGGTGTCACCTTTCATGACGGGGGTAAACAGAACATTTGATAGTGACAACGATCAACAGCAGAAAGCACAACCAGAGGCAGATGCTGCCACAGGATTATCcacaattgaaaaagaaaacaatggGAGAGAAAACAATGTGGCGAAGATTAAAGTAGTG GTGCGCAAGAGACCTTTAAACAAGAAGGAAGTTGCTCGGAAAGAGGATGACATTGTCACTGTACCAGACAATGATAGTCTCACAGTCCATGAACCCAAACTTAAG GTGGACTTGACTGCTTATGTTGAGAAGCATGAGTTCTGTTTTGATGCTGTTCTTGATGAGTATGTGACAAATGATCAG GTTTATCGAGCCACTGTGGAACCAATTATCCCAATCATCTTTCAGCGCACAAAAGCAACTTGCTTTGCTTATGGCCAGACAG GGAGTGGCAAGACATACACAATGCAACCATTGCCTCTTAGAGCAGCAGAAGATCTTGTTAGGTTGTTGCATCAGCCAATTTATCATAATCAGAAGTTCAAGTTGTGGCTCAgcttttttgaaatatatggtGGAAAATTGTTTGATCTTCTTGGTGATCGGAG GAAACTCTGTATGAGGGAAGATGGGCGGCAGCAGGTGTGTATTGTTGGACTCCAGGAATTTGAAGTTTCAGATGTGCAGATTGTTAAAGAGTATATTGAGAGGGGAAATGCTGCAAGAAGTACTGGATCAACTGGTGCAAATGAGGAATCATCAAGATCACATGCGATATTGCAGCTTGTTGTCAAGAAACCTAATGAGGTCAAGGAATCTAGAAGAAACAATGATGTTAATGAGTCCAAGGGTGGGAAAGTTGTTGGAAAGATTTCTTTTATTGACCTTGCTGGTAGCGAGAGAGGTGCAGACACAACTGATAATGACCGACAAACAAG GATTGAAGGAGCAGAAATTAATAAGAGTTTGTTAGCTCTTAAAGAGTGTATCCGCGCTCTCGACAATGACCAGAATCATATTCCATTCCGTGGGAGCAAACTTACTGAGGTGCTCCGTGACTCCTTTGTTGGCAACTCAAGAACCGTTATGATTTCCTGCATCTCTCCTAATGCAGGATCATGTGAACATACAATCAATACATTGAGATATGCTGACAGGGTGAAAAGTCTATCCAGAAGTGGAAACACAAAGAAAGATCAGAGTGCGAGTTTAATACCGTCTTCAGTGCCAACTTTGGCTGTTCCTGCTGGAGCAGGAGATGCTTATGAGCAACCTCAAGAATCTAAATTATTGGACACAAGAAGAAAGGCAATGGAGAAAGAAAGCACATCTTACATTCCCTCTAGTGATTTTGATAAACAACCCTCTAGGTTTGGTTCAAGTCTTATCGCCAACAGCTGGGCGGAAAGTGGGGCAAATTCTGGTGGTATGGAGAGGGACAGGGTTGAGGTGACGAATGCGTACAGCATTCCAGCTGGTCAGAAACTGTACTCGACAACCAATTTGCATAGTTCAGCTGATCTAGTGGACACTGTGCCAAAAGTGTCTCCACCTCGAAGGAAAGCATACAGGGATGAGAAATCTGAAAAGCCAGAACGGCCAGGAAATTGGTCAAGAAAAGATGTCGCAAATGTTGATTCATCTTCTACAAGTTATAGACAACAATCTACAACTACCCCCACAAAAAGTGTTGGATCAAGACAAAATGAAGTTTCTTCACCTCCTCGTGATGAAAATATCAATGAAATACTCGAG GAAGAAGAGGCCCTTATAGCTGCCCATAGGAAAGAAATTGAAGATACAATGGAGATTGTTCGTGAA GAAATGAAATTGCTAGCAGAAGTTGATCAACCTGGAAGTCGCATTGACAATTATGTGACACAGCTAAGCTTTGTGCTATCGCGCAAAGCAGCAAGTCTGGTCAGCCTTCAGGCTCGTCTTGCAAGGTTCCAACATCGATTGAAAGAGCAGGAAATACTGAGTAGAAAGAGGGTGCCGCGTTAG
- the LOC125862993 gene encoding ubiquitin-like-specific protease ESD4 produces the protein MGALTSNRKRGNDFFSSNCKTPLSNLSKKLKLSALNPPLSSKSTVQRFFKYPDPINPIRREVHAPCRKLRFGFKQTKSNTVNYKGVSEYSGSEMGNCLSRKHEETKRSDFDGLRKDIEVIDIDGDDAKEGFFEDSSIAEVEAWGCKKSDLDIAAANGLEDSSIEESERWGCEKSDLLGQEVDDDMKILDGYDGKDSSVLTTGLDDGNLKEESVGKMIESLAMNPTPDSYFYVPLYKKLLGSVDKISDKLKRLQFQIGLNEKSLETNRLLRPQKKEEQVIEDAISEPFVPLTEEEHDEVACALSKSNRRKVLVTHKSSNIDITGEILQCLRPGAWLNDEVINVYLELLKEREKREPQKFLKCHFFNTFFYKKLISGMGGYNYQSVRRWTSQRKLGYSLLECDKIFVPIHKEIHWCLAVINKKDQKFQYLDSLRGRDSNVLKVLASYFVDEVKDKSGKHIDVSSWKQEFVEDLPEQKNGYDCGVFMIKNADFYSRDIGLCFNQGDMPYFRMRTAKELLRLKAD, from the exons ATGGGAGCGTTAACGAGCAACAGGAAGCGAGGTAATGATTTCTTCTCTTCGAATTGCAAAACCCCACTTTCAAATTTGTCCAAAAAGCTCAAACTTTCAGCCCTAAATCCACCATTATCAAGTAAATCAACTGTACAAAGGTTTTTCAAGTACCCAGATCCGATAAACCCAATTCGAAGAGAAGTTCATGCTCCTTGTAGGAAATTGAGATTTGGGTTTAAGCAAACGAAGTCGAACACTGTGAATTATAAGGGTGTTTCGGAATATTCTGGTTCTGAAATGGGTAATTGTCTATCGAGAAAGCATGAAGAAACTAAAAGAAGTGATTTTGATGGTTTGAGGAAAGATATTGAAGTGATAGATATTGATGGTGATGATGCTAAAGAGGGGTTTTTTGAGGATTCGAGTATTGCGGAAGTGGAAGCTTGGGGTTGTAAAAAAAGTGATTTAGATATTGCTGCTGCTAATGGTTTGGAGGATTCGAGTATCGAGGAATCAGAAAGATGGGGTTGTGAAAAAAGTGATCTTTTGGGCCAGGAGGTTGATGATGATATGAAGATTTTGGATGGTTATGATGGTAAGGATTCATCCGTGTTAACAACGGGTTTGGATGATGGAAATTTGAAGGAAGAGAGTGTGGGAAAGATGATAGAATCATTAGCTATGAACCCCACACCGGATTCCTACTTCTATGTCCCTTTGTATAAGAAACTTCTTGGTTCAGTGGATAAAATAAGTGATAAGTTGAAAAGATTACAGTTCCAGATAGGATTGAATGAGAAGAGTCTCGAAACGAATAGGTTGTTGCGGCctcaaaagaaagaagaacaaGTTATAGAG GATGCGATTTCAGAACCATTTGTGCCTCTAACTGAAGAGGAACATGATGAGGTTGCTTGTGCTCTATCTAAATCCAATCG GAGAAAGGTTTTGGTAACCCATAAAAGCTCCAATATTGATATTACTGGAGAAATATTGCAATGTTTGAGACCTGGGGCATGGTTGAATGATGAG GTTATCAATGTGTATCTTGAACTGTTAAAGGAAAGAGAGAAAAGGGAGCCCCAAAAGTTCTTGAAATGTCATTTCTTCAATACATTCTTTTACAAGAAG TTGATAAGTGGCATGGGAGGCTATAACTATCAATCTGTGAGAAGATGGACATCCCAAAGAAAGCTGGGTTACTCCCTCCTTGAATGCGATAAA ATATTTGTCCCTATCCACAAAGAAATACATTGGTGTTTAGCTGTTATCAATAAAAAGGATCAGAAGTTCCAATATCTTGATTCACTCAGAGGAAGGGATAGTAATGTGCTGAAAGTGCTG GCTAGTTACTTTGTTGATGAGGTGAAAGACAAGAGTGGGAAACACATTGATGTTAGTTCATGGAAGCAAGAGTTTGTTGAGGACCTTCCAGAGCAAAAGAATGG GTACGACTGCGGTGTGTTTATGATAAAAAATGCGGATTTCTACAGTAGAGATATAGGACTGTGTTTTAATCAG GGAGACATGCCATATTTTAGGATGAGGACTGCCAAGGAGCTCTTGAGGTTGAAAGCAGATTAA